The Pseudomonas iranensis genome includes a window with the following:
- a CDS encoding Na/Pi cotransporter family protein, with protein sequence MLTLLNLLSAVALLIWGTHIVRTGILRVYGTNLRHVIGQNMSKKWLAFIAGILVTAMVQSSNATAMLVTSFVGQGLMALTPALATMLGADVGTALMARVLTLDLSWLSPLLIFLGVIFFLSRKQTRLGQMGRVSIGLGLIILALQLIVEAAAPITHAQGVKVIFASLTGDILLDALVGALFAMISYSSLAAVLLTATLAGAAVISLPVAIGLVIGANIGSGILAFMSTSMQNAAGRQVALGSLLYKLIGLLLIIPVLDPLVHWIDSLDFSPQEMVIGFHLLYNTARCLILLPSVGPMARLCAWLLPERPEVNGTAKPRHLDPTALVTPSLALANAARETLRMGDLLDNMLDASLDVLRGKQTAVTLEMRRLTDDVEALYSAIKLYLAQMPREDLGEQDSRRWAEIIELAINLKLAADLIERMLRKIQQQKTSQRRSFSEEGLEDLAGLQQQLIANLRLGLSVFLSGDRESARQLLREKRRFRAQERRLAHAHVSRLQRKIVQSLETSSLHLELIADMKRLNSLFCSSAYVVLETADTGALAVDDMADITHSP encoded by the coding sequence ATGCTCACCCTGCTCAATCTGTTGTCCGCCGTCGCCCTGTTGATCTGGGGCACGCACATCGTCCGAACCGGCATCCTGCGGGTTTATGGCACCAATCTGCGACATGTCATCGGCCAGAACATGTCGAAGAAATGGCTGGCGTTCATCGCCGGTATTCTCGTCACCGCCATGGTGCAGAGCAGCAACGCCACGGCGATGCTGGTCACTTCGTTTGTCGGGCAAGGTCTGATGGCGCTGACCCCGGCGCTGGCGACCATGCTGGGCGCCGATGTCGGTACCGCGTTGATGGCGCGGGTGCTGACCCTCGATCTGTCGTGGCTGTCGCCGCTGCTGATTTTCCTCGGGGTGATTTTCTTTCTGTCGCGCAAACAGACGCGGCTCGGGCAGATGGGCCGGGTGTCGATTGGTCTCGGGCTGATCATTCTCGCCCTGCAATTAATCGTCGAGGCCGCCGCGCCGATTACTCACGCGCAGGGGGTGAAGGTGATTTTTGCCTCGCTGACCGGCGACATTCTTCTCGACGCCCTGGTCGGCGCGCTGTTCGCGATGATTTCCTACTCCAGCCTCGCCGCCGTGCTGCTCACCGCTACATTGGCCGGTGCTGCGGTGATCAGCTTGCCGGTGGCGATCGGTCTGGTGATCGGCGCCAACATCGGCAGCGGCATCCTTGCCTTCATGAGCACCAGCATGCAGAACGCCGCCGGCCGCCAGGTTGCGCTGGGCAGTCTGTTGTACAAACTGATCGGCCTGCTGCTGATCATCCCGGTGCTCGACCCGCTGGTGCACTGGATCGACAGCCTTGATTTCAGCCCGCAGGAAATGGTCATCGGCTTCCACCTGCTCTACAACACCGCGCGCTGCCTGATCCTGCTGCCCAGCGTCGGGCCGATGGCGCGGCTTTGTGCGTGGCTGCTGCCAGAGCGGCCGGAGGTCAACGGCACCGCCAAGCCGCGCCATCTCGACCCGACCGCGCTGGTCACGCCGAGCCTGGCGCTGGCCAATGCCGCGCGGGAAACCCTGCGCATGGGCGATCTGCTCGACAACATGCTCGACGCCTCCCTCGACGTGCTGCGCGGCAAGCAGACCGCCGTCACCCTGGAGATGCGCCGCCTGACCGATGACGTCGAAGCGCTGTACAGCGCGATCAAGCTTTATCTGGCGCAGATGCCCCGCGAGGATCTCGGCGAGCAGGACAGTCGGCGCTGGGCCGAGATCATCGAACTGGCGATCAACCTGAAGCTCGCCGCCGACCTGATCGAGCGAATGCTGCGCAAGATCCAGCAGCAGAAGACTTCGCAGCGTCGTTCGTTTTCCGAAGAAGGCCTGGAAGATCTTGCCGGGCTGCAACAGCAACTGATCGCCAACCTGCGCCTGGGCCTGTCGGTGTTTCTCAGTGGCGACCGCGAAAGCGCGCGGCAGTTGTTACGGGAGAAACGCCGCTTTCGTGCGCAGGAACGGCGTCTGGCCCACGCACATGTCAGCCGTTTGCAACGCAAGATCGTGCAGAGCCTGGAGACCAGCTCGCTGCATCTGGAGTTGATCGCCGACATGAAACGGCTCAATTCGCTGTTCTGCAGCAGCGCTTATGTCGTGCTGGAAACCGCGGACACCGGCGCGCTGGCGGTGGATGACATGGCCGACATTACGCATTCGCCTTGA
- a CDS encoding M16 family metallopeptidase, giving the protein MRCLLFACLLLGSLPAFALDRFQVEGYALPNGLQLMLKPGTERGHVAIRLVVGVGLDDFDCDEKELPHLLEHLLFSGIDATGEGGLEERMQALGGDWNAFTSNADTTFVIEAPAKNQRKVLDLLLALLTQTRIDDNAINAAKRVVEREDGGHYTRLQRFLDRQDLGHTASNQLAVELGLKCPQRAEVGHLTQEQLEKVRKAWYAPNNMTLIVVGELDKLLPAYLERTWGELEPVEPTEHRALPNIRTSAAHERTLTRGFVGDSAKLHWLVPEPVLDDQYDQTFDILKDYLDWALYRQIRLNHGLSYGPWAEREVFGGVGFMSLNADLDRDDVDEAIQVLDDLKADLLKNGLDPSTFARIKQAAIAHQAWAVQGNSALADYYWSALADYQDGRFANPARELQGVTLEAANKAMRELLLQPGYIRIEKPLISDDQVLWLVAGGIGLLLLIVIGWRLHRRQKIAGSH; this is encoded by the coding sequence ATGCGTTGCCTGTTGTTCGCCTGTCTGTTGCTCGGTTCCCTGCCCGCCTTTGCCCTGGATCGCTTTCAGGTCGAAGGCTATGCGCTGCCCAACGGTTTGCAACTGATGCTCAAGCCCGGCACCGAACGCGGGCATGTGGCGATCCGGCTGGTGGTCGGCGTCGGCCTCGATGACTTCGACTGCGACGAAAAAGAGCTGCCGCATTTGCTCGAACACTTGCTGTTCAGCGGCATCGACGCTACCGGTGAAGGCGGTTTGGAAGAGCGTATGCAGGCGCTGGGCGGGGACTGGAATGCGTTCACCAGCAATGCCGACACCACGTTCGTCATCGAAGCCCCGGCGAAAAACCAGCGCAAGGTGCTCGACCTGCTGCTCGCGCTGCTGACCCAGACACGCATCGACGACAACGCAATCAACGCGGCGAAACGGGTGGTCGAGCGTGAGGACGGCGGGCATTACACAAGGCTGCAACGTTTCCTCGACCGTCAGGACCTCGGTCATACCGCGAGCAATCAACTGGCTGTCGAGCTGGGACTGAAATGCCCGCAGCGTGCCGAAGTCGGCCATCTGACCCAGGAGCAATTGGAGAAGGTGCGCAAAGCCTGGTACGCGCCGAACAACATGACCCTGATTGTCGTCGGCGAACTCGACAAACTGCTGCCGGCCTATCTTGAGCGTACCTGGGGCGAGCTGGAGCCGGTCGAGCCCACCGAACACCGCGCGCTGCCGAACATCCGCACCAGCGCCGCCCATGAGCGCACCCTCACCCGTGGCTTTGTCGGCGACAGCGCCAAGCTGCACTGGCTGGTGCCGGAACCGGTGCTCGACGATCAGTACGACCAGACGTTCGACATTCTCAAGGATTACCTCGACTGGGCGCTGTACCGGCAGATTCGTCTCAACCATGGCTTGTCGTACGGGCCGTGGGCCGAGCGTGAAGTGTTCGGCGGTGTCGGTTTCATGAGCCTCAACGCTGACCTGGATCGCGATGACGTCGACGAAGCCATCCAGGTACTCGATGACCTCAAGGCCGACCTGCTGAAAAACGGCCTCGACCCGAGCACCTTTGCCCGGATCAAACAAGCCGCCATTGCTCACCAGGCCTGGGCCGTGCAGGGCAACAGCGCACTGGCCGACTATTACTGGAGCGCGTTGGCCGACTATCAGGATGGCCGCTTTGCCAATCCCGCGCGGGAGTTGCAAGGGGTGACGCTGGAAGCGGCGAACAAGGCGATGCGCGAGCTGCTGTTGCAGCCGGGGTATATCCGGATCGAGAAGCCGTTGATCAGTGATGATCAGGTGTTGTGGCTGGTCGCTGGTGGAATCGGATTGTTGCTGCTGATCGTGATCGGCTGGCGCCTGCATCGCCGCCAGAAAATTGCTGGAAGCCATTAA
- a CDS encoding DUF5924 family protein, protein MPKLTLLIQRLLELMKRYPGLIAAGGFISGVGSFILVDRQQGLASWITVIMLLSWIWLMLENTLTGLFTRIFKREIPQPLLRYATQMIHQESLFFVLPFFFITTTWNSGQFVFTGLLSVAALISIVDPLYYKWLAPRRWAFLALHTLTLFAALLTALPVIMHLTTAQSFKWALGIAVLLSFPSLASIFPIRTVRNALAILFITVGIGGVGWALRSWVPPATLWMTDVAISTQLQDRTPGASLETVSAEQIRSGGLYAYTAINAPRGLDERIYHVWTFNGKEVDRIALDIHGGRKEGYRAWTHKQNFPGNPAGKWQVRVLTEDGQLIGVLRFAITDSTPAKEK, encoded by the coding sequence ATGCCAAAACTGACCCTCCTTATCCAGCGCCTTCTCGAGCTGATGAAGCGCTACCCCGGGTTGATCGCGGCGGGTGGTTTCATTTCCGGCGTCGGCAGTTTCATCCTCGTCGATCGCCAACAGGGGCTGGCCAGCTGGATCACGGTGATCATGCTGCTCAGCTGGATCTGGCTGATGCTGGAAAACACCCTCACCGGCCTGTTCACGAGAATCTTTAAACGCGAGATTCCCCAGCCGCTGCTGCGCTACGCGACGCAGATGATCCATCAGGAAAGCCTGTTTTTCGTTCTGCCGTTCTTCTTCATCACCACCACGTGGAACAGCGGCCAGTTTGTCTTTACGGGGCTGCTCAGCGTTGCTGCACTGATCTCTATCGTCGATCCGCTGTACTACAAATGGCTGGCGCCACGGCGCTGGGCGTTTCTCGCGCTGCACACCCTGACCCTGTTCGCCGCCCTGCTCACCGCGCTGCCGGTGATCATGCACCTGACCACCGCGCAGAGTTTCAAATGGGCGCTGGGGATTGCCGTGCTGCTGTCGTTCCCGAGCCTGGCGTCGATCTTCCCGATCCGCACGGTGCGCAACGCCCTGGCGATTCTGTTCATCACAGTCGGCATCGGCGGCGTCGGTTGGGCGCTGCGTTCGTGGGTGCCACCGGCAACGCTGTGGATGACCGACGTAGCGATCAGCACGCAGCTGCAGGATCGCACCCCCGGCGCCAGCCTCGAAACCGTCAGCGCCGAGCAGATCCGCAGCGGCGGGCTCTACGCCTACACTGCGATCAACGCGCCGCGCGGTCTCGACGAGCGGATTTATCACGTGTGGACCTTCAACGGCAAAGAGGTCGACCGCATCGCCCTCGACATCCATGGCGGGCGCAAGGAAGGCTACCGGGCGTGGACGCACAAGCAGAACTTCCCCGGCAACCCGGCGGGCAAATGGCAGGTGCGGGTGTTGACCGAGGACGGGCAGTTGATCGGCGTGCTGCGTTTCGCAATCACCGACAGCACACCGGCCAAAGAAAAGTAA
- a CDS encoding ABC transporter permease, giving the protein MTSSPTPGSAHLDTALSPARLRVSGDWTLAHYTALKHLSEKLRGQYDANTSIDLNGLGALDTAGASLLVELLGSERLGKTAEHPDCTLSTADRALLQTVYCSLSDFCVPIKEPEVSVSVQLLTRIGRAVDKVWTDTLQLLGFVGLILEVIARGLLRPKRWRITPMIAHIEQTGLDAAPIVALLTFLVGAVVAFLGATVLASFGATIFTVDLVGFSFLREFGVLLTAILMAGRTASAFTAQIGSMKANEEIDAIRTLGLDPIELLVVPRVLALLVALPMLTFLAMLSGIVGGGVVCAVSLDISPAMFLSLLQSDIGIQHFLVGLVKAPIFAFLIAAIGCLEGFKVSGSAESVGAHTTSSVVQSIFVVIVLDAVAALFFMEMSW; this is encoded by the coding sequence ATGACCAGCAGCCCAACCCCCGGCAGTGCCCACTTGGACACCGCGCTCAGCCCTGCCCGTCTGCGCGTCAGCGGCGACTGGACGCTCGCCCACTACACCGCGCTCAAGCACCTGAGCGAAAAGCTCCGCGGCCAGTATGACGCCAACACTTCCATCGATCTGAACGGCCTCGGTGCCCTCGACACCGCTGGCGCGTCGTTGCTGGTCGAGCTGCTCGGTTCCGAGCGCTTGGGCAAGACCGCCGAACACCCCGATTGCACCCTTTCAACTGCCGACCGCGCCTTGCTGCAAACCGTGTACTGCTCGCTGAGCGATTTCTGCGTACCGATCAAGGAGCCGGAAGTCAGCGTCAGCGTGCAACTGCTGACGCGCATCGGCCGCGCGGTGGACAAGGTCTGGACTGACACGCTGCAACTGCTCGGCTTCGTCGGCCTGATTCTCGAAGTCATCGCCCGTGGTCTGTTGCGGCCCAAGCGCTGGCGCATCACACCGATGATCGCGCACATCGAGCAGACCGGCCTCGATGCCGCGCCGATCGTGGCCTTGCTGACGTTTCTAGTCGGCGCGGTGGTGGCGTTTCTTGGCGCCACAGTGCTGGCCAGTTTCGGCGCGACGATTTTCACCGTGGACCTGGTCGGCTTCTCGTTCCTGCGCGAATTCGGCGTGCTGCTCACGGCGATCCTGATGGCCGGGCGCACCGCCAGTGCTTTTACCGCACAGATCGGCTCGATGAAGGCCAACGAAGAAATCGACGCGATCCGTACTCTCGGCCTCGACCCGATCGAATTGCTGGTGGTGCCGCGCGTGCTGGCGCTGCTGGTGGCGCTGCCGATGCTGACGTTTCTGGCGATGCTCTCGGGGATCGTCGGCGGCGGTGTGGTCTGCGCGGTGTCGCTGGACATCTCGCCGGCAATGTTCCTGTCGCTGCTGCAATCGGACATCGGCATTCAGCATTTTCTGGTCGGGCTGGTGAAGGCGCCGATCTTCGCCTTCCTGATCGCGGCAATTGGTTGCCTGGAAGGTTTCAAGGTCAGCGGCAGCGCCGAATCGGTCGGCGCGCACACCACCTCCAGCGTGGTGCAGTCGATTTTCGTGGTGATCGTGCTCGATGCGGTGGCTGCGCTGTTTTTCATGGAGATGAGCTGGTGA
- a CDS encoding ABC transporter ATP-binding protein: MSRLPRAPSEAVIEVRGLCNRFGPQSVHERLDLDVYKGEILAVVGGSGTGKSVLLRSIVGLNRPSEGMVKVFGQNLPNLPEHERSLIERRFGVLFQKGALFSSLTVTENVALPLIEHAGLSRHDAEHLAAVKLALAGLPLSAADKYPASLSGGMIKRAALARALALDPDILFLDEPTAGLDPIGAAQFDQLILTLRDALGLSVFLVTHDLDTLYTITDRVAVLAQKKVLVAGPIDDVSETADAWIHEYFHGPRGRSALDAAKQLNEV, encoded by the coding sequence GTGAGTCGTCTACCCCGCGCGCCCTCGGAGGCGGTGATCGAAGTCCGTGGCCTGTGCAATCGCTTCGGCCCGCAGAGCGTGCACGAAAGGCTTGATCTGGACGTGTACAAAGGCGAAATCCTCGCCGTGGTCGGTGGCTCCGGTACCGGTAAATCGGTGCTGCTGCGCAGCATCGTCGGGCTGAATCGGCCGAGCGAAGGCATGGTCAAGGTCTTCGGCCAGAACCTGCCGAATCTGCCCGAGCATGAGCGCTCATTGATCGAAAGGCGCTTTGGTGTGTTGTTCCAGAAAGGCGCGCTGTTTTCCTCGCTGACCGTGACCGAGAATGTCGCCCTGCCCCTTATTGAACACGCCGGCCTCAGCCGTCACGACGCCGAGCATCTGGCGGCGGTGAAACTGGCGCTGGCCGGGCTGCCGTTGTCGGCGGCGGACAAATACCCGGCGTCGCTGTCCGGCGGCATGATCAAGCGTGCGGCGCTGGCGCGGGCCCTGGCGCTGGATCCGGACATTCTGTTTCTCGACGAACCCACCGCCGGCCTCGATCCGATTGGCGCGGCGCAGTTCGATCAATTGATCCTGACCCTGCGTGATGCGTTGGGTCTGAGTGTGTTTCTGGTCACCCACGACCTCGACACGCTGTACACCATTACCGATCGCGTGGCGGTGCTGGCGCAAAAGAAAGTACTGGTCGCCGGCCCTATCGACGACGTCTCGGAAACCGCCGACGCGTGGATTCACGAGTACTTCCACGGCCCGCGCGGCCGCTCGGCGCTGGATGCCGCCAAACAGCTCAACGAGGTCTGA
- a CDS encoding MlaD family protein — protein METRAHHVLIGLFTVIVVAGALLFGLFLAKSSVDTEFKDYEVVFNEAVSGLSKGSSVQYSGIKVGDVVSLRLDPQDPRRVLARIRLAGDTPVKEDTQAKLALTGITGTSIIQLSGGTPESPKLRGHDGKLPTLVASPSPISRLLNDSSDLMTGISALLQNANHMFSAENVERVSKTLAHLEQTTGTINDQRGDIKQAMQQLATVGKQAGSMLEQTSLLMRNANGLLNDQGKQALGSAEQAMKSLEQSSVTINGLLSKNQNSLDNGMQGLNGLAPAIRELRETLTSLRAISQRLEANPSGYLLGSDKNKEFTP, from the coding sequence ATGGAAACCCGAGCCCATCATGTGTTGATCGGCCTGTTCACGGTGATCGTCGTGGCCGGCGCCCTGCTCTTCGGCCTGTTTCTGGCCAAATCCAGCGTCGACACCGAGTTCAAGGATTACGAAGTGGTGTTCAACGAGGCGGTCAGCGGTCTGTCCAAGGGCAGTTCGGTGCAGTACAGCGGGATCAAGGTCGGTGACGTAGTCAGCCTGCGCCTCGACCCGCAGGACCCGCGTCGGGTGCTGGCGCGGATTCGTCTGGCGGGCGACACGCCGGTCAAGGAAGACACCCAGGCCAAACTGGCACTGACCGGCATCACCGGCACCTCGATCATCCAGCTCAGCGGCGGTACACCCGAGAGCCCGAAACTGCGCGGGCATGACGGCAAGCTGCCAACTCTGGTCGCCTCGCCCTCGCCTATCTCGCGTCTGCTCAACGACAGCAGCGACTTGATGACCGGCATCAGCGCCCTGCTGCAAAACGCCAACCACATGTTCTCCGCGGAAAATGTCGAGCGTGTGAGCAAGACCCTCGCCCATCTGGAACAGACCACCGGCACCATCAACGACCAGCGCGGCGACATCAAACAAGCCATGCAGCAACTGGCGACCGTCGGCAAACAGGCCGGCAGCATGCTCGAGCAGACCTCACTGCTGATGCGCAACGCCAACGGCCTGCTCAACGATCAGGGCAAGCAGGCCTTGGGCAGTGCCGAACAGGCGATGAAGTCGCTGGAGCAAAGCAGCGTGACCATCAACGGCTTGCTCAGCAAAAACCAGAACTCGCTGGATAACGGCATGCAGGGCCTCAACGGCCTGGCCCCGGCGATTCGCGAACTGCGCGAGACGCTGACCTCGCTGCGCGCCATTTCCCAACGGCTTGAGGCCAACCCCAGCGGCTACCTGCTGGGCAGCGACAAGAACAAGGAATTCACCCCATGA
- a CDS encoding ABC-type transport auxiliary lipoprotein family protein, with amino-acid sequence MKLTRIALLGAGLTLLGACSILPKSEPSDVYRLPAASAPASASPATVQPWSLRLNKLQASEALNRPSIAVIPQGDVISSYKGSRWSDPAPVLLRNRLLDGFQRDGRVTLLSTDDSNFQADLELGGSLQAFQTEYQGTQAGVVVRVDALLVRGYDQRILASRRFEERQSLNDVQVPAVVAGFGKASDRLTAKVVAWAVEQGQKLAPRRP; translated from the coding sequence ATGAAGTTGACTCGAATCGCCCTGCTCGGCGCTGGCCTGACCTTGCTCGGCGCGTGCTCGATCCTGCCCAAGTCGGAACCCTCGGACGTCTACCGCCTGCCCGCTGCATCGGCGCCCGCCTCGGCCAGCCCGGCGACGGTTCAGCCGTGGTCGCTGCGCTTGAATAAATTGCAGGCCAGCGAAGCGTTGAACCGGCCGAGCATTGCCGTGATTCCGCAGGGCGATGTGATCAGCAGCTACAAAGGCTCGCGCTGGAGCGATCCGGCGCCGGTACTGCTGCGCAATCGCCTGCTCGATGGATTCCAGCGTGATGGTCGAGTGACGCTGCTGAGCACCGACGACAGCAACTTCCAGGCGGATCTGGAACTGGGCGGCAGTTTGCAGGCGTTTCAGACGGAATATCAGGGCACCCAGGCCGGCGTCGTGGTGCGGGTCGATGCATTGCTGGTGCGCGGCTATGACCAGCGCATCCTCGCCAGCCGCCGTTTTGAAGAGCGCCAGTCGCTGAATGATGTGCAGGTGCCAGCGGTGGTCGCCGGGTTTGGTAAGGCCAGTGATCGCCTTACGGCCAAGGTTGTGGCCTGGGCCGTGGAGCAAGGGCAGAAACTCGCCCCCCGAAGGCCTTAA
- a CDS encoding nucleoside recognition domain-containing protein, with translation MLNGLWLGFFIVAAVSALAQWLIGGNAGIFAAMVESIFAMAKLSVEVMVLLFGTLTLWLGFLRIAEKAGIVEWLAKVLGPLFLRLMPEVPAGHPALGLITLNFAANGLGLDNAATPIGLKAMKALQELNPSATIASNAQILFLVLNASSLTLLPVTIFMYRAQQGAPDPTLVFLPILLATSCSTIVGFLSVAFMQRLRIWDPVVLAYLLPGALILGGFMALLGTLSATALAGLSSILGNLTLFGLIMLFLLIGALRKVKVYEAFVEGAKEGFDVAKNLLPYLVAMLCAVGVLRASGALDFGLDGIRHLVEWAGWDTRFVDALPTAMVKPFSGSAARAMLIETMQTSGVDSFPALVAATVQGSTETTFYVLAVYFGAVGIQRARHAVGCALLAEFAGVVGAIGVCYWFFG, from the coding sequence ATGCTTAATGGCCTGTGGCTTGGCTTCTTCATCGTTGCAGCCGTGTCGGCGCTGGCGCAGTGGCTGATCGGCGGCAACGCCGGGATCTTCGCGGCGATGGTGGAAAGCATTTTCGCCATGGCCAAGCTCTCGGTCGAAGTCATGGTGCTTCTGTTCGGCACCCTCACCCTCTGGCTGGGCTTTCTGCGCATCGCCGAGAAAGCCGGAATCGTCGAGTGGCTGGCCAAGGTCCTCGGCCCGCTGTTTCTGCGGCTGATGCCGGAAGTCCCGGCCGGTCACCCTGCCCTCGGCCTGATCACGCTGAACTTCGCCGCCAACGGCCTCGGCCTGGACAACGCCGCCACACCCATCGGCCTGAAAGCCATGAAAGCGCTGCAGGAGCTCAATCCCAGCGCCACCATCGCCAGCAACGCGCAGATCCTCTTTCTGGTGCTCAATGCCTCGTCGTTGACCCTGCTGCCCGTGACCATCTTCATGTACCGCGCCCAGCAAGGCGCGCCGGATCCGACGCTGGTGTTCCTGCCGATTCTGCTGGCGACCAGTTGCTCGACTATCGTCGGTTTCCTCTCCGTAGCTTTCATGCAACGCCTGCGCATCTGGGACCCGGTGGTGCTCGCCTATCTGCTGCCCGGCGCACTGATCCTTGGCGGCTTCATGGCCCTGCTCGGCACCCTTTCCGCGACAGCGCTGGCGGGATTGTCGTCGATCCTCGGCAATCTCACGCTGTTCGGCTTGATCATGCTGTTTTTGCTGATCGGCGCGCTGCGCAAGGTCAAGGTGTACGAGGCGTTCGTCGAAGGCGCGAAAGAGGGCTTCGATGTGGCGAAGAATCTCTTGCCGTATCTGGTGGCGATGCTCTGTGCGGTTGGCGTGCTGCGCGCCTCTGGTGCGCTGGATTTCGGCCTGGACGGCATTCGCCATCTGGTCGAGTGGGCCGGCTGGGACACGCGCTTCGTCGATGCGCTGCCGACGGCGATGGTCAAACCGTTCTCCGGCAGCGCCGCACGGGCGATGCTGATCGAGACCATGCAGACTTCCGGCGTCGACAGCTTCCCGGCGCTGGTCGCGGCGACGGTGCAGGGCAGTACCGAAACCACGTTCTATGTGCTGGCGGTGTACTTCGGCGCGGTGGGCATTCAGCGCGCACGGCACGCGGTGGGGTGTGCGTTGCTGGCTGAGTTTGCCGGAGTGGTGGGCGCTATCGGGGTCTGCTACTGGTTCTTCGGCTGA
- the gltP gene encoding glutamate/aspartate:proton symporter GltP produces MKKAKISLAWQILIGLILGIAIGALLNHFSAEKAWWISNVLQPAGDIFIRLIKMIVIPIVISSLIVGIAGVGDAKKLGRIGLKTIIYFEIVTTIAIVVGLVLANVFHPGTGIDMSTLGTVDISKYQATAAEVQHEHAFIETILNLIPSNIFAAMARGEMLPIIFFSVLFGLGLSSLQSDLREPLVKMFQGVSESMFKVTHMIMNYAPIGVFALIAVTVANFGFASLLPLAKLVILVYVAIAFFAFVVLGLIAKLFGFSVLKLMRIFKDELVLAYSTASSETVLPRVIEKMEAYGAPKAICSFVVPTGYSFNLDGSTLYQSIAAIFIAQLYGIDLSISQQLLLVLTLMVTSKGIAGVPGVSFVVLLATLGSVGIPLEGLAFIAGVDRIMDMARTALNVIGNALAVLVIARWEGMYDDAKGERYWNSLPHWRSKEKLPAGEISKN; encoded by the coding sequence ATGAAGAAGGCAAAAATCAGCCTCGCCTGGCAGATCCTCATCGGTCTGATTCTGGGGATTGCAATTGGTGCGTTGCTCAACCACTTCAGTGCTGAAAAGGCCTGGTGGATCAGCAACGTCCTGCAACCGGCAGGCGATATCTTTATCCGTCTGATCAAGATGATCGTGATCCCGATCGTCATTTCCTCGCTGATCGTCGGCATCGCTGGCGTCGGCGACGCCAAGAAACTCGGGCGTATCGGCCTGAAGACGATCATCTATTTCGAGATCGTCACCACCATCGCCATCGTTGTCGGTCTGGTGCTGGCCAACGTGTTCCATCCGGGCACCGGCATCGACATGAGCACCCTGGGCACGGTCGACATTTCGAAGTACCAGGCGACCGCCGCCGAAGTGCAGCATGAACATGCATTCATCGAAACCATCCTCAACCTGATCCCGTCGAACATCTTCGCGGCCATGGCTCGCGGCGAAATGCTGCCGATCATCTTCTTCTCCGTGCTGTTCGGTCTCGGCCTGTCGAGCCTGCAGTCGGACCTGCGCGAGCCGCTGGTGAAGATGTTCCAGGGCGTTTCGGAAAGCATGTTCAAGGTCACCCACATGATCATGAACTACGCCCCGATCGGCGTGTTCGCACTGATCGCGGTGACCGTGGCCAACTTCGGCTTCGCCTCGCTGCTGCCGCTGGCGAAACTGGTGATCCTGGTTTACGTCGCCATCGCCTTCTTCGCCTTCGTCGTGCTGGGCCTGATCGCCAAGCTGTTCGGCTTCTCGGTGCTCAAGCTGATGCGCATCTTCAAGGATGAGCTGGTACTGGCCTACTCCACCGCCTCCTCGGAAACCGTGCTGCCACGTGTCATCGAGAAAATGGAAGCCTACGGCGCGCCGAAAGCCATCTGCAGCTTCGTGGTACCGACCGGTTACTCGTTCAACCTCGACGGCTCGACCCTGTACCAGTCGATCGCGGCGATCTTCATTGCCCAGCTGTATGGCATCGACCTGTCGATCAGCCAGCAACTGCTGCTGGTGTTGACGCTGATGGTCACCTCCAAAGGTATCGCCGGCGTACCGGGCGTGTCTTTCGTGGTGCTGCTGGCAACCTTGGGCAGCGTTGGCATCCCGCTGGAAGGCCTGGCATTCATCGCCGGTGTCGACCGCATCATGGACATGGCGCGTACCGCACTGAACGTGATCGGTAATGCTCTGGCGGTGCTGGTTATCGCGCGCTGGGAAGGCATGTACGACGACGCCAAGGGCGAGCGCTACTGGAACTCCCTGCCGCACTGGCGCAGCAAGGAAAAACTGCCGGCTGGCGAGATTTCCAAGAACTGA
- a CDS encoding inhibitor of vertebrate lysozyme family protein — MIGLKTLAAALLLGGSAMAMAANDGQTRVNELLASDAQYRETWEGVIKKEERVPEWVINLSGTSEQQMHAVTEDGDQYLVGPLCESQDKCLNHRLIVAFSFDKDDAYAMLVDVPEGLPQDKSPTRHATYRFFGKPDQGMQDLLMETLKKDPKWY; from the coding sequence ATGATCGGTCTCAAGACATTGGCCGCCGCCCTGCTTCTGGGCGGCAGTGCCATGGCCATGGCGGCCAATGACGGCCAGACCCGGGTCAACGAACTGCTCGCCTCCGACGCGCAGTACCGTGAAACCTGGGAAGGCGTGATCAAAAAGGAAGAGCGCGTACCGGAATGGGTGATCAACCTGTCCGGCACCTCCGAACAACAGATGCATGCCGTTACGGAAGATGGCGATCAGTATCTGGTCGGTCCGCTCTGCGAGAGTCAGGACAAGTGTCTGAATCACCGCTTGATCGTGGCCTTCAGCTTCGACAAGGATGACGCCTACGCCATGCTGGTCGATGTCCCGGAAGGTCTGCCGCAGGACAAGTCGCCGACGCGACACGCGACTTATCGCTTCTTCGGCAAACCTGATCAGGGCATGCAGGATCTGCTGATGGAAACCCTGAAGAAAGATCCGAAGTGGTACTGA